One Sparus aurata chromosome 5, fSpaAur1.1, whole genome shotgun sequence genomic window carries:
- the LOC115582446 gene encoding tripartite motif-containing protein 16-like, with translation MEQKAVQLDRETISCPICLDLLKDPVTTACGHSYCKNCIKDHWDTEDEKGIHSCPQCRKSFTPRPELLKNTMLAVLVEELKKTGLQAAPADLCYAGPEDVACDVCTGRKLRAVKSCLFCVISFCEKHLQPHFEIPAYGKHKLVEPSEKLQENICSRHDEVMKMFCRTDQQCICYLCSVDEHKGHDTVSAAAERTERQRELEGSRHNIQQRIQDREEDVKLLQQEVEAINGSADKAVEHSEKIFTQLICLMEERRSDVKQQVRSQQETEVSRVKELQEKLEQEITELKRKDAELKKLSHTEDHNQFLHNYPSLSALSESTHSSSIKIRPLKYFEDVTAAVSALRDKLQDVLRETWTNISLTVTQVDVLLSNPQPEPETRADFLRYSREITLDPNTANTQLLLSEGNRKATRVSQQQSYSSHPDRFTDYCQVLSRESLTGRCYWEVERRGTVIVAVAYKNISRAGSSDDCLFGFNDKSWRLDCDTNSYNFYHNSVRTPVSGPRSSRVGVYLDHSAGILSFYSVSDTMTLLHRVQTTFTQPLYAGVYVYDSAEFSKLK, from the coding sequence atggagcagaaagcagttcagctggaccgagaAACAATTTCTTGTccgatctgtttggatctactgaaggatccggtgactactgcctgtggacacagctactgcaagaactgtattaaagaccactgggacacagaggatgagaaggggatccacagctgccctcagtgcaggaagagcttcacaccgaggcctgagctgctgaaaaacaccatgttagcagttttagtggaggagctgaagaagactggactccaagctgctcctgctgatctctgctatgctggacctgaagatgtggcctgtgatgtctgcactgggaggaaactgagagctgtcaagtcctgtttgttctgtgtgatttctttctgtgagaaacacctccagcctcactTTGAAATCCCTGCCTATggaaaacacaagctggtggagccgtcagagaagctccaggagaacatctgctctcgtcatgatgaggtgatgaagatgttctgtcgtactgatcagcagtgtatctgttatctctgctctgtggacgaacataaaggccacgacacagtgtcagctgcagcagagaggactgagaggcagagagagctggaggggagtcgacacaacatccagcagagaatccaggacagagaggaagatgtgaagctgcttcaacaggaggtggaggccatcaatggctctgctgataaagcagtggagcacagtgagaagatcttcacccagctgatctgtctcatggaggaaagacgctctgatgtgaagcagcaggtcagatcccagcaggaaactgaagtgagtcgagtcaaagagcttcaggagaagctggagcaggagatcactgagctgaagaggaaagacgctgagctgaagaagctctcacacacagaggatcacaaccagtttctacacaactacccctcactgtcagcactcagtgagtcgacacactcatccagcatcaagatccgtcctctcaagtactttgaggatgtgacagcagctgtgtcagcgctcagagacaaactacaggacgtcctgagagagacatggaccaacatctcactgacagtgactcaagtggatgttttactgtcaaacccacaaccagagcccgagaccagagctgacttcttaagatattcacgtgaaatcacactggatccaaacacagcaaacacacagctgttattatctgaggggaacagaaaagcaacaagagtgagtcaacaacagtcttattctagtcacccagacagatttaCTGACTATtgtcaggtcctgagtagagagagtctgactggacgttgttactgggaggtggagaggagaggaacagttattgtagcagtcgcatacaagaatatcagcagagcagggagctcAGATGACTGTTTATTTGGAttcaatgacaaatcttggaggTTAGATTGTGACACAAACAGTTATAACTTTTATCACAACAGTGTCAgaactcccgtctcaggtcctcggtcctccagagttggagtgtacctggatcacagtgcaggtattctgtccttctacagcgtctctgacaccatgactctcctccacagagtccagaccacattcactcagcctctctatgctggagttTATGTTTATGACTCTGCTGAGTTCAGTAAACTGAAATag